In Arachis hypogaea cultivar Tifrunner chromosome 7, arahy.Tifrunner.gnm2.J5K5, whole genome shotgun sequence, the genomic window agtcgtttggggtgtctggatgctgcatagctttgacaacattcaacttaaactcgtcctcattgactctcagggttaattcccctttttggatgtcaatgagggttcgtccagttgctaggaaaggtctttctagaatgagagttacactcttgtgctcctctatttccagcgccacaaagtcagtgggaaaggcaaatggcccaaccttgacaatcatgtcttcaatcacgcctgatggtaTTTAAtgaagccatcagcaagttggagacataaccgggttggtttgacttcttcagtcaaaccaagctttttgatagtggatgcaggtattaggttgatacttgctccaagatcacatagagctttcttggtacaagtaccctctaatatgcatggtatcatgaagcttccgggatctttaagcttctctggtaagcttttcagaatgactgcactgcatttttcagtgaggtaaacttttttagtttctctccaatccttcttatgacttaagatctcttttatgaacttagcataagagggtatttgctcaagtgcctttgcaaacggaatttttatttcaagagtcctgagatagtctgcaaagcgggcaaattgcttatcctgtttcgcttggcagagtttctaaggataaggcattttggctttgtattcctcaatcttagttgctgtaggtttattttcTACAGATGTGGTTGgaaaagcctttttagaggggttgctatcagcacttgtatgtgtctgatccctcactggcgtttgaatgccagggttggaagctggattggcgttggacacGAAccccttacctgtttctggcgtttgaacgccaaaactaagcttcctttgggcgtttaacgccaactccttgcctgtttgtggcgtttgaacgccagaactgagcatgggttaggcatttaacgccagctctctacccttttctggcgtttgagtgccaaaattattcctctttgggctcttactatcctcagagggattttgggtagcagtttattcatttgttggcttcctgctgccttgaagtgatgtatttaatgttttctcacttcttaattgaactgcttggcactcttctgttatttgttttgataactgttgttctgtttgcttcaactgtacttccatattcatattagccattcttgtgtcttgtagtatctccttgaattcggctagctattttgttagaaaatctaattgctgaatgaattcagtaacttgttctgcaggactgagttcagcagttactgttttagcctcttctttcatggaagactcactacttaggtacagatgctgatttctggcaactatattaatgagctcttgagcttcttcaattgtctttctcatgtgtatagatccaccagctgagtggtccaaagacatctgagctttctctgtaagcccataatagaagatgtctaactacacccactctgaaaacatttcagagggatattttcttagcatctctctgtatctctcccaggcatcatatagagatttattatctccttgtttaaagccttggatgttcaaccttagctgtgtcatccattttggagggaaatattgattcaaaaatttttctgacagctgtttctatatccttatgctagccttaggttggttatttaaccacctcttagcttggtcttttacagcaaatgaaaatagtaataatctgtagacatcctgatctacttctttatcatgtactgtgtcagcaatttgtaaaaactgtgccagaaactatGTAGATTCTTCCTAtgaaagaccgaaatactggcaattttgctgcaccatgataatgagttgaggattcaactcaaaactactgactccgatggagggtatacagatactacttccatatgaagcagtagtggggttagcatatgactccagagtccttctggactgttcatttctacttaggtccgtgatggagaaagggagatgttgtgaattggagattcaaatagtattaaaatatatatatatttttcgaaataataataataaaaattggaaactagaataattaataaaataaaaaatgatttgaaaattttttatgaggcttttcgaaaaattgaagagagagaaagtggttagaaagttttgaaaaagatatgattttaaaattttaaatattgatactttcttaacaagaaaacaccaaacttaaaatttctcaatcaaaataataaattaggaccaaaaattcgaaaattatataaaaagaaagaaaaagattttgaaaatcaatttaaattttttttttcaaaaatattaagaaaaattgaaaaagctttgatttttttgaaaaaaagatatgattgaaaaagatatgatttttttttgaaaaatttcgaaatttttgcttaaaaatagttagagaagatatttttttgatttttgaattttatgatgaaagagaaaaacacacaaaagacacacaacttaaaatttttagatctaatgctccttattttcgaaaattttggagggaaaacaccaaggaacaccaaacttaaaaattttaagatcaaaataaaaggaagactcaagaacagtttgaagactcacaagaacaacaagaacatgaagatagaacaccaaacttaaaaattgacacaagatttaatcaaagagaaattatttttgaaaagttttaaaaggaagatagccaattaccaagaacataagcacaacactctagccaattgagctataaatttaacatattttaataaggtatttaattaataatttttttttgaaaactgatattttgaaaaattacaagaaaaacaagaaaagaccagaacaagaaaaactaaagatcaaacaagaaaaattaacaagaacaacttgaagatcaaagaagaacaaagaacatgcaattcgaaaattgaaagacaaagaaaagcatgcaattgacaccaaacttaaaacatgacactaactcatagaaaaactaaaaattaataaagaaaaataatatttttgaaaagaaaataaaagactctgactcaaaagacaaaattttcctaatctaagcaacaggattcaccgtcagttgttcaaactcgaacaatttctCGCAACGacactaaaaacttggtgcacaaaattataaatcacacttttcacaactcgtaccactaaccagcaagtgctctgggtcgtccaagtaataccttacgtgagtaagggtcgaatcccacggagattgttgtcttgaagcaagctatggttatcttgtaactcttagtcaggataataataattctcagttttgattggtagtaaataaaaagcatggattaaataatacttgttatgcagtaatggagaatatgttagagttttggagatgctttatcttctgaatctctgctttccccatgtcttcttcttcacgcacgcaaggttcctcctatggcaagctgtgtgttggtggatcactgttgtcaatgactaccattcgtcctctcagtaaaaatggtccaggtgcgttgtcaccgcacggctaatcatttgtcggttctcactcatgctggaataggatccattgatccttttgcgtcggtcactacgcccaacccttgtgagtttgaagctcgtcatagtcattcaatccctgaatcctactcggaataccacatacaaggtttagacttttcggattctcaagaatactaccaatggattctagcttataccacgaagattctgattaaggaatctaagagatactcattcaatcgaaggtagaacggaggtggttgtcaggcacacgttcataggttgagaatggtgatgagtgtcatggataatcaccttctttatattgaagtgcgaatgaatatcttagatagaaacaagcgtgtttgaatagaaaacagaaataattgcattaattcatcgagacacagcagagctccttacccccaacaatagagtttagagactcatgccgtcaaagagtacaaagttcagatctaaaaatgtcatgaggtatagaataaatctctaaaagttgtttaaatactaaactagtaacctaggtttacagaaaatgagtaaactaagatagatagtgcagaaatccactttcggggcccacttggtgtttgctgggactgagacttgagcttttcacgtgtctgggctgtttccggagttaaacgccaggttgtaacctgttttgggcgtttaactccaacttgtaatctgtttctggcgtttaacgccagaatggaacatggaactgacgttaaatgccagtttacgtcatttatcttcgagcaaagtatgaactattatatattgatggaaagcactggatgtctactttccaattcaattgagagcgcgccaattggactcttgtagctccagaaaattcatttcgagtgtagggaggtcagaatccaacaacatcagcagtcctttttcagcctgaatcagatttttgctcagatccctcaatttcagctagaaaatacctgaaatcacagaaaaacacacaaactcatagtaaagtccataaatataaattttgcatgaaaactaataaaaacatactaaaaaatagctagaacctactaaaaactacctaaaaacaatgctaaaaagcgtataaattatccgctcatcagtcgccACGGCTCCTAATTGCTCCTCCGACGCTGCATAATGCAACGGCGTCCACCCCTTGTTTCCACCTTGTTATAGTCAACCTATAATATGTTGGATGCTCATTTTAGTATGTATGCAGACGATTACTTTAATTCTTTTGTGGATGATTATTTGATTGAAATGTATTAAATTAGATACAATTAAAATatgctggatgttcaattcactggGTATACGGATgaatatttttatccttaagtggatggttatCCTTAAGTGTTGATGAGAGTCCTTGTTGACGAACTAGCAGCGTTGAGGAGGATCTCGACGGTGACGATAGGGGCTGGTTGGCGACCAAGTAATGGTATGAACAACCCATGAGGTGACGATGATGTCTGGTGAGGGAGAGAGTGGCCCTGGCAAAAATGGCTGTTTGGTGAGGCGGCGACGATAAAGGGTTTGGGAAAGAAGCTGGTGCTTTAGTAAATTAGGTTATaataaatgattaaaatttttgaacaacTAAATGGAGTTTTTTGGTTGAGTAATTTGggtgaaattttttttaactttattggACTAAATTTTTAACATGTTGTTTAggttatttagattttttattgtctACCTAATAAAGATGGTCCAAATAtgacaaaaattaattatagaaAACATGATTTTCCAAgagccttttttctttttttttttggtggttAATCGGGGacaaaatccaaaaaaaagactaaatacaaactaaataGGATATAGAAACTCCTTGTTCATTATCAGCTAACCCCAACATTGTGTACTGCTTCCATAAAGTCTTAACTAACAGGCTGCCTGTAAAAGCCCATAACATCCGTCCAGCCGAATCCACAGACAGCTCAGAACTCAGAAGTGAGCCGAGCCAGGGAAGGCACGCTGATCCCCAAAAGGGAGACAAGCAGCCCACGTGTAGCACAATGGCGAAAAGTTCAGGATTCTCTGTACATCTTCACAAACTTGATCTGTACCGTAGTGCAgccctaaaataaaataaaaggggaaaaatctGCTGGAAATTGGCATCGGATCCGAGACTGAGACATACAAGAGAAGAGAACACCGACTTGACCAACACACGATCGATTCGGAGCATCCGCTGATTGAGGTTGTGTTCCCTACGCACCTCCTCGCCGGTGAGTCACTCACTGCCTCCCTTCAAATCTGAACCTTCtttcttgcttcaacccattgtctactattcttttaattttttggggttttaatgAATACCCTTTTATTTTAGCTGTTATAATTAGAACCCAGATACTTTATGTGGGGTTTGAAGCTCTAGGATTTTTGTGGGGTTGAGCTTCAATaaatccttttttattatttttttgtaacgtTGAAATGTGTTTGTATGCCCAAAAAAGAAAAGATTGGGACCTGCTTGATTTGTTAGAGGACCTTGCTAATGCTATCATCATGTTGATCTTTGCTTACATTTTAGCTGTAGTTGATTAAGATTGAAACCATTTGTTTGAGGAAGTGTTTTCGTTAATTGATTTGGAGGAGAAATGATGAGAAGCTTAGGTTAATATGATTTGAGCTTAAGTTGCTAAGGACTGAACTTGCAATTTCCTTGTAAACTTCGATTGCTTGCTcgtttatttagttgtttgttTTTCTCTTCAATTACTTCGTGTTAtgcatttcaaaattaaaaaaatatatatatttctagTTGATCATAGTGTAAAACCTGGGTTGGGGAAGGCATTCACAGTAACTCTAGTCGGATTAGTTAGATTTTCGGTCTAAATACAGGTGGAAAAGAccataaagttaaaaaataaaattttcagttAACGTTTTCCCATGTTTATATTGCGAAGGGTTTGAACATATTTATGGTTACTATGGCTGCCTGGTCTTAGCTGTTTAGGTATTCAAGATCTCAATTAGTTTGAGTATATGACTATATATGCTTGTTTCTTGTGCTGTCCAtacaagtttttatattttttattaatttgttttggTCAACATGTGTATTTTGTTCACCTTGTATGCTTTAAGTTAATTGGTAAATCAATGTCTCTTGGTATGGGTGAAATGGTGGTTGCTTACTATGTTATCAACACTCGTTTATTTCTTTTGCCCATATTTCAATGAAGTTAGTTTGTTAATGTTGACTTGAATGTCTGACAATATTGATCCAAATTCCCCTTCTTTGCTATAGATTCTGATGCTTTCTTTGCTCTGAAATCTAAAGAGCTCTCTAAGTTGTAGTCATTGTTAGAGTGTGGAACTTATTTGTAAGTTGTAGTCATTATTAGAGTGTGGAACTTATTTGCAAGTGTATCGCTAATTcagtttctgttttcattttcactggtttatttttcaaaattgtgaaaagaaaaagaaataaaaacagtaaagtcttgttttctcttttttatttcctgttttgacttctttttctcttttcaaaaTTCTGAAAACATACAactgaaaatgaaaatagaataattaaagtAGGAATTTTCTACTAAGATGACATATTCTTGAAACTGCAGGTTTTTACACACTAAAGGGCCTCATGTCAAACGTAGAGGATaacaaagaacaacaacaaaTGGATGTCAATGCATCTAATGAGTCGAGTAACATGCCGTCATCCCAGAAGCAGGTGGTATCCATATCAATCTCCTTGCATTCTTAAATCACAAGTTAAATGTGACCTTCAATGAAATAATCTATTAAGTATCTAAGGAATGTAGGAAATAACACACCTTAAAAGCTAGTTGTTAAGGGGGAAGAACCACTCTCCTTAAATGCAACATCAAGCATTCCATACTACCCAATGCGGGACTTTGGACACcccataatacccaagtccctaAACAATACACCGCCCCTAGAGAACCGACATCCACGGCGGCTTAATTCTATCGACACTGACTCAGTGGTGTCTGGCTTTCAGTATTTGGTATTCGCCTTAATCCAGCCTATAGGTAGCCCTTTCCATGTGCCGACAACCAAGGCTTTGATATCATTGTTAAGTATCTAAAAAAAGTGGGAAACAAGAAACCACATCTTAAAAGTTAGCTGCTAAGGGGAGGAACCACTCCTTAATAAATACAACATCAAGCATCCATGCTACTCAGTGTAAGACTTTGGGCACCCCATAATATCTAAGTCCTTAACATAGTCCCTTTACTATGAGATTATTTACCGCCAaaagaatttcttattttctgccTTACTAGTTTATAAACCTTGTAGGAGGAAGCtataaagaaaaaatatggaGGAATGATGCCCAAAAAGCCACCTCTCATATCTAAGGTATGTGACTCAAGGATTCTATGAGTAGATTTATTTGTCActtctatttttgaattcaagATGGTCAATACTTGTGATTTTCTTAATGTTCACTGACATATACTTATGTTAATTTTCACTCCAAATCTAACTTCTCATGGCAGGACCATGAGCGCGCTTACTTTGATTCCGCCGATTGGGCACTTGGAAAGGTACTTCTTGCAGACCCTACTATGTAATAATTgcatatatttaatttttcttacGCTTGAATGTGCTCTCACATTAAACAGCAAGGTGGCGAGAAGCCTAAGGGACCACTTGAAGCACTTAGACCTAAACTACAGGTATTGAACCAATATTCTCATACCTGAATTTAGGATGGTAATGTTGCTTTGTAAGGTTTAGTAAGATTCATTATTCTAATGTGTGTGAATAGTGTGCTGCCTGATGGTTGTTGAATTTATACAAAGCTTTTGTGTCTAATGGCTAAACTGGATTGTATCATGTGGATTGATGAAATGAGCTTAGAGAGGTGAATTTGTGTGTGCTCCCATAGAGGTGAGGGAGAAATTGAGTGAGAAGCATGTGAGTTTGATGAAGTGATTTTGTTATAATGGTGAATCACACCTTTACACTATACAGTTAGACTATATATATAGTAAAGGCCTAACAACTACTTCTACTGCTAACAATGTAACTAACTAGTCCTAGTCAGGATAGAGAAAATACAAACGAGTCCTTAATAAGGATATTAACTTAACAAACAATACATCAGGCTATATCAGTAAGAGTGAAGAGTAAAAATACTTACTCCCCCCGCAAGCTTGGATTGTGAAGGTCGCGCAGTCCAAGCTTGAGAAATAGCTTCGGAAAGGGGCCAGGCACTAACGGTTTCTCGTCAAGATATCAGCAAGCTGCTCTTGACTAGCAATTGGAAGAAGCCTGGTAAGACCGATCTGCATCTTCTCACGAGTAATATGACAATCAACCTCGATGTGCTTTGTCCGTTCATGGAAGACGGGATTTGCTGCCAAATGCAACGCCGATTGACTATCACAATAGAGGTTGATGGACATGGAAAGCGGGAGCTGTAATTCGTTGAACAGATTAAAGAGCCATGGCACCTCACAAGTAGCATGCGCTAATGCTTGATACTCTGCTTCAGTGGAGGACTTGGCCACCGTCAATTGTTTCTTACTCCTCCACGAGATGAGGGAGAAACCATGGAAGAAGCAATAGCCAGAAACCGATCTCCAGGAATCACTGCAAGAGGCCCAGTCAGAATCAGAGAATCCGATAACGTGCTGATCAGAGGTGGAAGAGAAGAAAAGACCTGTAGTTGGACAACCTTTGAGGTACTTAAGAATCCTCATAGCGGCAGAGAAATGCCCGGATCGTGGATGATCAAGGTACTGACTCAATTTGTCAACAGCAAAGCAAATGTCAGGCCTTGTGTTAGTCAAGTAGAGTAGGCGTCTGATAAGCTTTCGAAAAGGTGTCGAATCCGCAAGAACATCGCCACTGTCCTTGGTGAGCTTGCAAGCATAGTCCATAGTTGTAGAGCTCGGTTTGCACTCAAGCAGCCCATAATCACTCAGGAAATCAGTGACATATTTCTTCTGATAAACGACAATGTCCTTGCCAGAACGAGCCACCTCCATCCCGAGAAAGTATTTTAAATCGCCTAAATCCTTAATGCTGAAACGATCATCAAGGAGTTGCTTAACGCTGTTAATTTCTGCAAGAGAATCCCCAGTAAGGATGAGATCATCGACGTACACCAGGATGATGCTGATCCCATGGGCAGTGTGCTTAGTGAACAAAGAAAGGTCAAGTCTAGACTGAGCAAAACCAGCCCCACGTAACACAGAAGTGAGTTTCAAGTTCCATTGACGGCTAGCCTGCCTCAAGCCATAAAGGGACTTCTTCAAGCGACAAACCAACCCTCGCTTAGCAACATCAAGACCTGGAGGGAGTGTCATGTAGACTTCTTTATCAAGCTCTCCATGGAGGAAAGCCGTATTAACATCCAATTGCTTGAGAAACCAATTTCTGACAGCTGCCAAAGAAAGAACAACGCGCAGTGTGGTGACTTTCACAATGGGACTGAAGGTATCAATATAATCAACTCCTGGAATTTGGGTTAAAACCTTTGGCAACAAGCCTGGCCTTGTGCCGTTCATTGGTGCCGTCCGGATTAAATTCAACCTGAAAGACCCACTTGCAACTTATTGGAGTTTTTCCTGTCGGCAAAGGAGTTAACTCCCAAGTCTGATTCTGCTCAAGAGGATCCAGCTCAGCTTTAATGGCGCTCCTCCAACATTGCTGAGACACAGCATCCTTAAAAGTCTGTGGTTCGGTATTTTGGGAGATGGCCATAGAGAACCTTTGAAAACTGTGACTTAAATTTTCATATGATACTGTAAATGGATTTTTGCAATGAGTACAAGTGCCACTGATGGAATTCACAAAATGATAATCCTGAAGATAAGAGGGTGGCCTATGGTCTCTAGTTGATCTCCTAAGAATGGGACTAATGAGCTGGGAAACTGACTCGGATTCAGGACCTACAGGTGGAGGAGGCAATGATGGGGATGTGTCATGCGGAAAGGTAGGGGTGTGAGATGAGGGGAATGGTGAATCATTTGATTCAAGACCTAATGGGAGAGGGAACCTCAGGAGTGTCGTGAGTGCCAAAACTAGTGCATTCATGTAAAGAGAAGTCCGGAGGACGAGAATGAACATTAGAGTCTAATGAAGCTGAACCATGCAAGGGAATGTCATAAGAGAACGGATCTAAGGAAGGGGGATACACCGGTGCAGGGGGCTCGGTGGAAGTTGGTGTGTTGCATGTAAGAAAAGGAAAATG contains:
- the LOC112703417 gene encoding uncharacterized protein isoform X1; the protein is MSNVEDNKEQQQMDVNASNESSNMPSSQKQEEAIKKKYGGMMPKKPPLISKDHERAYFDSADWALGKQGGEKPKGPLEALRPKLQPTQQQTRYRKSPYAPEGEEGGSVPPEDSPSVEGGSVPVEGGSVPPEDSPSVEGGSVPPEDSPSNE
- the LOC112703417 gene encoding uncharacterized protein isoform X2, translating into MSNVEDNKEQQQMDVNASNESSNMPSSQKQEEAIKKKYGGMMPKKPPLISKDHERAYFDSADWALGKQGGEKPKGPLEALRPKLQPTQQQTRYRKSPYAPEGEEGGSVPPEDSPSNE